A genomic window from Candidatus Kouleothrix ribensis includes:
- a CDS encoding VOC family protein, with amino-acid sequence MATVLGNVNLFVRDVERARRFYAEALGLDEDADRSAPPGFVLLQAGGCTLTLQDATAPGAVFGADAGIELGFAVDDVAAARERLAQWGGVAGEVQQMGWGGGFDAADPDGHRLTIYRMHR; translated from the coding sequence ATGGCAACTGTGCTCGGGAATGTCAACCTGTTTGTGCGCGACGTGGAGCGCGCGCGGCGCTTCTATGCCGAGGCGCTTGGGCTGGACGAGGATGCGGACCGCTCGGCGCCGCCCGGCTTTGTGCTGCTGCAAGCGGGCGGTTGCACGCTGACGCTGCAGGACGCCACCGCGCCTGGCGCCGTCTTTGGTGCAGACGCGGGGATCGAGCTGGGATTCGCGGTCGACGACGTCGCGGCCGCGCGCGAGCGCCTGGCGCAGTGGGGCGGCGTAGCTGGCGAGGTGCAGCAGATGGGCTGGGGTGGGGGCTTCGACGCGGCCGACCCGGATGGGCACCGGCTGACGATCTACCGCATGCATCGCTGA
- a CDS encoding 2-oxo acid dehydrogenase subunit E2, with the protein MPTEIKMPQLGESVTEGTIGRWLKQPGEHVEKYEALLEVTTDKVDTEVPAPEAGVLREIAVPEGQTVKVGTLLAVLDDMPGQAGLPASQPPATRAAEARANGQPQSNDGRASGFISPVVARLAAEHNLDPQQISGTGQGGRVTKHDLLKFVDARARGAAATPTLAAPAAPAAAVPPAVPPAAIPDDAEIVPVTPMRRAIAEHMLHSRRTAPHVTSVFELDVGRIAAHRAGHQAEFARQGVKLTFTPYFVQAAVAALQAVPYVNGSYTEQGIVLNRRINIGVAVALEEGLIVPVVRDADEKNLLGLARAVNDLADRARTRRLKPDDTREGTFTITNHGVGGSLFATPIINQPQAAIMGIGAIQKRAVVLSQGGVDAIAIRPMCYVSLTIDHRLLDGAAADRFLSAVKQFLESYPG; encoded by the coding sequence ATGCCGACCGAGATCAAGATGCCGCAGCTCGGCGAGAGCGTGACGGAGGGCACAATCGGACGCTGGCTCAAGCAGCCTGGCGAACACGTCGAGAAGTACGAGGCGCTGCTCGAAGTGACGACCGATAAGGTCGATACCGAGGTGCCTGCACCCGAGGCCGGTGTGCTTCGCGAGATCGCCGTGCCCGAGGGCCAGACTGTCAAGGTCGGCACGCTGCTGGCGGTGCTGGACGATATGCCTGGCCAAGCCGGGCTGCCGGCCAGCCAGCCGCCGGCCACACGCGCAGCCGAGGCACGCGCCAACGGGCAACCCCAGAGCAACGATGGCCGGGCAAGCGGGTTTATTTCGCCGGTGGTAGCGCGGCTCGCGGCCGAGCACAATCTCGATCCGCAGCAGATCAGCGGCACCGGCCAGGGCGGGCGGGTGACGAAACACGATCTGCTGAAGTTCGTCGACGCACGCGCACGCGGCGCCGCAGCCACACCAACCCTGGCCGCCCCGGCCGCCCCGGCTGCGGCCGTACCGCCGGCGGTGCCGCCAGCAGCCATCCCCGACGACGCCGAGATCGTGCCGGTGACGCCAATGCGCCGGGCCATCGCCGAGCATATGCTGCACTCGCGCCGCACAGCACCGCATGTCACCAGCGTATTCGAGCTCGATGTCGGCCGGATCGCAGCGCACCGCGCCGGCCACCAGGCCGAGTTCGCGCGCCAGGGCGTCAAGCTGACCTTCACGCCCTACTTCGTGCAGGCAGCCGTGGCCGCGCTTCAGGCCGTGCCGTATGTGAACGGCAGCTACACCGAGCAGGGCATTGTGTTGAACCGGCGGATCAATATCGGCGTGGCGGTAGCGCTCGAAGAGGGGCTGATCGTGCCGGTGGTGCGCGACGCCGACGAGAAGAACCTGCTGGGCCTGGCCCGCGCGGTGAACGACCTGGCCGACCGCGCACGCACGCGCCGGCTCAAGCCCGACGATACGCGCGAGGGCACGTTCACAATTACCAACCACGGCGTGGGCGGCAGCCTGTTTGCCACCCCGATCATCAACCAACCGCAGGCCGCGATCATGGGCATTGGCGCGATCCAGAAGCGCGCGGTGGTGCTCAGCCAGGGCGGCGTCGACGCCATCGCCATCCGCCCGATGTGCTATGTGTCGCTGACGATCGACCACCGCCTGCTCGACGGCGCGGCGGCCGACCGGTTTCTGAGCGCGGTCAAGCAGTTCCTCGAAAGCTACCCCGGCTGA
- a CDS encoding trypsin-like peptidase domain-containing protein, with protein MERRTKTIMMAALVVTFLCGAALGGVIGGGAAYMFSRRTAAQPLATPVAQPVSNAVARPTAAAAPARPAQSPDAAAEMSVVAAVRQVSPAVVTVVNTLRSDAQNQNRIPFPVPGQQPNSAPRASGSGVIINDKGYIITNNHVVEGQQSLAVVFADGSRHKAELVGTDPLTDLAVIRVRDAVPGFAPLGDSDALQPGETVIAIGSPLGDFKNSVTVGVVSALNRAVPGSGQEGLVQTDAAINHGNSGGPLVNLRGEVIGINTLVVRGNGLSGDQAEGLGFAVPSNTVQHVSEALVATGTIEYPYLGISYSMIDGDIAAQENLPVQNGALIGAFGPNQPAIVAGTPAAKAGLKDGDIITAIGSTPLDGNTSLRAALLKYKPGDTVTLNLLRDGQPMSVDVTLTSRPSDLP; from the coding sequence ATGGAACGTCGAACAAAGACGATCATGATGGCTGCGCTTGTAGTGACGTTTTTATGTGGCGCGGCGCTCGGTGGCGTGATCGGCGGCGGCGCGGCGTATATGTTTTCGCGTCGCACGGCGGCCCAGCCGCTGGCTACGCCGGTGGCGCAGCCGGTGTCGAATGCCGTAGCGCGGCCCACAGCTGCGGCCGCACCAGCGCGGCCGGCTCAGTCGCCCGATGCGGCGGCTGAGATGAGTGTCGTCGCTGCCGTCAGGCAGGTCTCGCCGGCGGTTGTGACGGTGGTGAACACACTGCGCAGCGACGCACAGAACCAGAATCGCATCCCCTTCCCAGTGCCCGGGCAGCAGCCCAATAGCGCCCCGCGTGCAAGTGGCTCGGGTGTGATCATCAACGACAAGGGCTACATTATCACCAATAACCACGTGGTCGAGGGCCAGCAGTCGCTGGCAGTGGTATTTGCCGATGGCTCGCGCCACAAGGCCGAGCTAGTCGGTACCGATCCGCTGACCGATCTGGCGGTGATTCGTGTGCGCGACGCGGTGCCTGGCTTTGCGCCGCTGGGCGATTCCGACGCGCTACAGCCAGGCGAGACGGTGATTGCGATCGGCAGCCCGCTCGGCGATTTCAAGAATAGCGTGACGGTAGGGGTGGTGAGCGCGCTGAATCGGGCCGTGCCGGGCAGCGGCCAGGAGGGCCTGGTGCAGACCGATGCGGCGATCAATCACGGCAATAGCGGTGGCCCGCTGGTGAATCTGCGCGGCGAGGTGATCGGCATTAACACGCTGGTGGTGCGTGGCAATGGCCTGAGTGGCGATCAGGCCGAGGGCCTGGGTTTCGCGGTGCCGAGCAATACGGTGCAGCATGTCAGCGAGGCGCTGGTGGCTACCGGCACGATCGAGTATCCATACCTCGGCATCAGCTATAGCATGATCGACGGCGATATCGCTGCGCAGGAGAATCTGCCGGTGCAGAACGGCGCGCTGATTGGCGCATTTGGCCCGAACCAGCCGGCGATTGTCGCTGGCACCCCGGCCGCCAAGGCTGGCCTGAAAGATGGCGATATCATCACGGCGATCGGCAGCACTCCGCTCGACGGCAATACGTCGCTGCGGGCTGCGCTGCTCAAGTACAAGCCCGGCGATACGGTGACGCTCAACCTGCTGCGCGACGGCCAGCCCATGAGCGTGGATGTGACCCTGACAAGCCGGCCGAGCGATCTGCCCTAG
- a CDS encoding AraC family transcriptional regulator: protein MSRLHGRSSRAEAIYRSTSWHGPASPRRALRRRFQSSLGAGPKALARAARFEHVRALLWEDPDAELSAVALAAGYADQAHMQREFRQFSQRTPRVFAEEMRQVRRLFGAPGGRNLQDS from the coding sequence TTGTCGCGGCTGCACGGCAGATCCTCGCGCGCCGAGGCGATCTATCGATCGACGAGCTGGCACGGGCCAGCTTCGCCTCGCCGCGCGCTGCGCCGCCGGTTCCAGTCTAGCCTGGGTGCCGGCCCGAAGGCCCTGGCGCGCGCGGCGCGCTTCGAGCATGTGCGCGCGCTGCTGTGGGAAGACCCAGATGCCGAGCTATCGGCGGTGGCGCTCGCGGCCGGCTACGCCGACCAGGCTCACATGCAGCGCGAGTTCCGCCAGTTCAGCCAGCGCACCCCACGCGTGTTTGCCGAGGAGATGCGCCAGGTCCGGCGGCTGTTCGGCGCGCCGGGTGGCCGAAATCTTCAAGACAGCTGA
- a CDS encoding alpha-ketoacid dehydrogenase subunit beta yields the protein MPDITLLEAIRQGIDEMMAHDPRIFVFGEDVGKRGGVFRVTEGLYDKYGPLRIIDSPLAESVIVGAAIGAAMNDTRPIAEIQFADFIAPAFNQIVQEAARIRYRSNGDWNVPMVIRAPYGGGIHGALYHSQSIEAIFCHIPGLKVVAPATPYDAKGLLKSSVEDPDPVLFLEHKKCYRLIKGDVPDEDYRIPIGKAEIKRPGRDMTVISYGLMLHYCLEAADELAREGVEIEVLDLRTLRPLDQAAILASVRHTSKVLIVHEDNLTGGLGGEIAALIGQHAFEDLDGPITRVCAPDVPAMPYSKPLEEAFMPTPAQIADAMRKLAAY from the coding sequence ATGCCCGATATAACGCTGCTCGAAGCGATCCGCCAAGGCATCGACGAAATGATGGCCCACGACCCGCGCATCTTCGTGTTCGGCGAGGATGTGGGCAAGCGCGGCGGCGTATTTCGCGTTACCGAAGGGCTGTACGACAAGTACGGGCCGCTACGGATCATCGACTCGCCGCTGGCCGAGAGTGTAATCGTTGGCGCGGCGATTGGCGCGGCCATGAACGACACCCGGCCGATCGCCGAGATCCAGTTCGCCGATTTCATCGCCCCGGCCTTCAACCAGATCGTGCAGGAAGCTGCGCGCATCCGCTATCGCTCGAACGGCGACTGGAACGTGCCGATGGTCATTCGCGCGCCCTATGGCGGCGGCATTCACGGCGCGCTGTATCACTCACAGAGCATCGAGGCGATCTTCTGCCACATCCCAGGGCTGAAGGTCGTTGCGCCGGCCACACCCTACGATGCCAAGGGCCTGCTCAAAAGCAGTGTCGAAGACCCCGACCCGGTGCTGTTTCTCGAGCACAAGAAGTGCTACCGGCTGATCAAGGGCGACGTGCCCGACGAGGACTACCGCATTCCGATCGGTAAGGCCGAGATCAAGCGGCCTGGGCGCGATATGACCGTGATCAGCTATGGCCTGATGCTGCACTACTGCCTCGAGGCCGCCGACGAGCTGGCGCGTGAGGGTGTCGAGATCGAGGTGCTCGACCTGCGCACGCTGCGGCCGCTCGACCAAGCCGCCATCCTGGCGAGCGTACGCCATACCAGCAAGGTGTTGATCGTTCACGAAGACAACCTGACCGGCGGATTGGGCGGCGAGATCGCCGCGCTGATCGGCCAGCACGCCTTCGAGGATCTCGACGGCCCGATCACGCGCGTGTGCGCCCCCGACGTGCCGGCTATGCCATACAGCAAGCCGCTCGAAGAGGCGTTTATGCCTACGCCGGCCCAGATCGCCGATGCGATGCGCAAGCTTGCAGCGTATTAA
- a CDS encoding response regulator: MEEILIIDDSQQICALLAEYILPELGYASAIANTGRQGLNRLRQRLPDLILLDLQLPDTSGLDLLRVIAQEGYDVPVILMTAHGSEGIAVEAFRLGARNYLIKPFSETEAQAVIDQALRERRLKREKEQLTRNLQQRVKELTVLYSIGQSVSSLLDLEELLERIVEAAVYITRAEEGFLLLRDQSADELYLRAAKNLGEQRAQRMRMPIEDTLAGQVIRSGKPVRLDKASAGSALKVKTGFLVRALLQVPLTVGNQVIGVLAVDNQQAERSFSENDQYLLLALADYAAIAIENARLYSEIKNSEARYRDLFANAYDLIFTLDRQLHIQSINKVGAVLTGFTEEQLIGRALHDVAVPEAWESAELRFADLLIGNPTQPFELQLRRHDDEKVVLEVSARLMHDRGRPGGVHCIARNLTERRRLEEQLIHSEKLSSIGQLVAGVAHELNNPLTSISGYTQLMLRDASLRDDMRDDLKHINTQADRAARIVQNLLVFAREHRPERSIVNLNEVFRNTLSLRAYQLRVDNIAVVLDFAPDLPATIADPFQLQQVILNLINNAHHAITERGGAGTLTLQTYLSTQPAGDGSGKAQPMVVLAVGDTGIGIAPRDLNRIFDPFFTTKPVGQGTGLGLSICFGIVQEHGGRIWAESEPGIGTTLSVALPLIQDGVNGADNPTDDEHARANEPAPRCRVLVVDDEEPVARLLARLLRQLGHEPMIVDSGAAALERLKREPFDLVLSDVKMPGMSGFELHQTIKQINPELASRLVFVTGDMLSAATQARIAQTGNPYIAKPFAIERIEALVRMLLTQRPIEH, from the coding sequence ATGGAAGAGATCCTGATCATCGACGATAGCCAGCAAATCTGCGCGCTGCTGGCAGAATATATCTTGCCAGAGCTGGGCTACGCCTCAGCGATTGCCAATACGGGGCGTCAGGGTCTCAATCGGCTCCGCCAGCGGCTTCCAGATCTCATCCTGCTCGACCTGCAGCTGCCCGATACCAGCGGCCTCGATCTGCTGCGCGTGATCGCGCAGGAAGGCTATGATGTGCCGGTGATCCTGATGACCGCGCACGGCTCCGAGGGCATCGCAGTCGAGGCATTTCGGCTCGGTGCGCGCAACTACCTGATCAAACCATTCAGCGAGACCGAGGCCCAGGCAGTGATTGATCAGGCGCTACGCGAGCGGCGCCTGAAGCGCGAGAAAGAGCAGCTGACCCGTAACCTCCAGCAGCGCGTCAAAGAGTTGACTGTGCTCTACTCGATCGGCCAGTCGGTCAGCTCGCTGCTCGACCTCGAGGAGCTGCTTGAGCGGATCGTCGAGGCGGCCGTCTATATCACCCGCGCCGAAGAGGGCTTCCTGCTGCTGCGCGACCAGAGCGCCGACGAGTTGTACCTCCGCGCGGCCAAGAACCTCGGCGAGCAGCGCGCCCAGCGTATGCGCATGCCGATCGAAGACACGCTGGCCGGCCAGGTGATCCGCAGCGGCAAGCCAGTGCGGCTCGATAAGGCCAGCGCCGGATCGGCCCTGAAAGTCAAGACCGGCTTCCTGGTGCGCGCCTTGCTGCAGGTGCCGCTGACTGTCGGCAACCAGGTAATCGGCGTGCTGGCCGTCGACAACCAGCAGGCCGAGCGCTCGTTCAGCGAGAACGACCAGTACCTGCTGCTGGCGCTGGCCGACTACGCCGCGATTGCGATTGAGAACGCGCGGCTGTACTCCGAGATCAAGAATAGCGAGGCGCGCTACCGCGACCTGTTTGCAAATGCCTACGACCTGATCTTCACGCTCGATCGCCAGCTGCACATCCAGAGCATCAACAAGGTCGGGGCCGTGCTCACCGGCTTCACCGAAGAGCAGCTGATCGGCCGGGCGCTGCACGACGTGGCTGTGCCCGAGGCCTGGGAATCGGCCGAGCTGCGCTTTGCCGACCTGCTGATCGGCAATCCGACCCAGCCGTTCGAGCTACAGCTACGCCGCCACGACGACGAAAAGGTCGTGCTCGAGGTCAGCGCACGGCTGATGCACGATCGCGGACGCCCTGGCGGCGTGCATTGTATCGCGCGCAACCTGACCGAACGGCGGCGGCTGGAGGAACAGCTCATCCACTCCGAAAAACTCTCGTCGATTGGCCAGCTGGTGGCCGGCGTGGCGCACGAGCTGAACAACCCGCTTACGAGTATTTCCGGCTATACCCAGCTCATGTTGCGCGATGCCAGCCTGCGCGACGATATGCGCGACGATCTGAAACATATCAATACGCAGGCCGATCGCGCCGCGCGGATCGTGCAGAACCTGCTGGTGTTCGCGCGCGAGCACCGGCCCGAGCGCAGTATTGTGAACCTGAACGAGGTCTTTCGCAATACGCTCAGCCTGCGCGCCTACCAGCTGCGCGTCGACAATATCGCCGTCGTGCTCGACTTCGCCCCTGATCTGCCGGCCACGATCGCCGACCCGTTTCAGCTACAGCAGGTCATCCTCAACCTGATCAACAATGCGCACCATGCGATCACCGAGCGCGGTGGGGCAGGCACGCTAACCCTGCAGACCTACCTGAGTACGCAGCCGGCCGGCGACGGCAGCGGCAAAGCTCAGCCGATGGTTGTGCTGGCGGTTGGCGACACAGGCATCGGCATCGCGCCGCGCGACCTCAACCGGATCTTCGATCCATTCTTCACCACCAAGCCGGTTGGCCAGGGCACCGGCCTGGGCCTATCGATCTGCTTCGGGATCGTACAAGAGCACGGCGGCCGCATCTGGGCCGAGAGCGAGCCGGGAATCGGCACCACGCTCTCGGTCGCGCTGCCGCTGATCCAGGATGGCGTGAACGGCGCCGATAACCCCACCGACGACGAGCACGCGCGCGCGAACGAGCCAGCCCCACGCTGCCGGGTGCTGGTGGTCGACGACGAAGAGCCGGTGGCGCGGCTGCTGGCGCGGCTACTCCGCCAGCTCGGCCACGAACCGATGATTGTCGATAGCGGCGCGGCTGCACTCGAACGCCTCAAACGCGAGCCATTTGACTTGGTGCTCAGCGATGTTAAAATGCCCGGTATGAGTGGCTTCGAATTACACCAGACGATCAAACAGATCAACCCCGAGCTTGCATCGCGGCTTGTGTTCGTCACTGGCGATATGCTCAGCGCAGCAACCCAGGCGCGCATCGCCCAGACGGGTAACCCCTACATCGCCAAACCATTTGCGATCGAGCGCATCGAAGCGCTGGTGCGCATGTTGCTGACCCAACGACCAATCGAGCATTAG
- a CDS encoding thiamine pyrophosphate-dependent dehydrogenase E1 component subunit alpha, producing the protein MTIAAETQALAHDLDEQTMREMYRSMLLARALDERMWLLNRSGKAPFVISCQGHEAAQVGAAFALQRGKDFTLPYYRGLGTVLVMGMTPRDVMLAIFARAADPASGGRQMPAHYGHRQHKIITQSSPVGTQIAHAAGVGLAEKIKGGDAIAWVSFGEGTSSQGDFHEGINLAAVHKLPVIFQCENNDYAISVPMSQQMAVQSVADRGPAYGIPGVKVDGTDVLAAYYATRTAVARARSGAGPTLIEAHCVRLTPHSSDDNDRTYRPADELKSLRNHDPIVRFREYLREHGLLDDTIEHELRAQIKHAVDDATSFAEQAPLPEPSTLLKHVYAES; encoded by the coding sequence ATGACCATAGCGGCCGAAACACAGGCGCTGGCCCACGATCTCGACGAGCAGACCATGCGCGAGATGTACCGCTCTATGCTGCTTGCGCGAGCACTCGACGAGCGCATGTGGTTGCTCAATCGCTCGGGCAAGGCGCCCTTCGTAATCTCGTGCCAGGGCCACGAGGCCGCGCAAGTTGGCGCAGCCTTCGCGCTCCAGCGCGGTAAAGACTTCACGCTGCCATACTATCGCGGGCTGGGCACAGTGCTGGTGATGGGCATGACCCCGCGCGATGTGATGCTGGCGATCTTCGCGCGCGCCGCCGACCCGGCCAGCGGCGGGCGGCAGATGCCGGCGCACTACGGGCACCGCCAGCACAAGATCATCACGCAGTCGAGCCCGGTTGGCACGCAGATCGCCCATGCCGCCGGAGTCGGGCTGGCCGAAAAGATCAAAGGCGGCGACGCGATCGCGTGGGTCTCGTTTGGCGAAGGCACCTCGAGCCAGGGCGACTTTCACGAGGGCATCAACCTGGCGGCAGTGCATAAGCTGCCGGTGATCTTCCAGTGCGAGAATAACGATTACGCGATCTCGGTACCCATGAGCCAGCAGATGGCGGTGCAGAGCGTAGCCGACCGCGGCCCGGCCTATGGCATCCCTGGTGTCAAGGTCGACGGCACCGACGTGCTGGCAGCCTACTACGCCACACGCACTGCGGTAGCGCGGGCGCGCAGCGGGGCCGGGCCGACGCTGATCGAGGCACACTGCGTGCGCCTGACCCCACACTCGAGCGATGACAACGACCGCACCTACCGCCCGGCCGACGAGCTCAAAAGCCTGCGCAACCACGACCCGATCGTGCGCTTTCGCGAGTACCTGCGCGAGCACGGCCTGCTCGACGACACAATCGAGCACGAGCTGCGCGCCCAGATCAAGCACGCAGTCGATGATGCGACCAGCTTCGCCGAACAAGCGCCGTTGCCCGAGCCGAGCACGCTGCTGAAGCACGTCTATGCCGAGTCGTGA
- a CDS encoding glucosaminidase domain-containing protein — translation MSEEAAARRRKPTDTPAEPARRNPMFEARQQPLREAPRPILNLRDPFDDPPDAGPRSARQPLPLGRVPASMPREGPQRTSLAQAEIHLLQPAAPARRSIAKKSLDLQQADALARTFAQPRPAYTRSAAHESPGDFLRGRPWMLAMIALASVLVFWFASASPKTIISTFGGSASSVLNNSLTKVFKTNPVNIPAGQHSLLGEPTLSAQFVDQVLAHYGSPAQGTGAIWLEMGRRYGIDPAYALAFFIHESSAGTNPGWAGLKPDGGTTHNVGNIICAGYGTCFGRFRDYASWDEGIEDWYKLIATEYVNDRGVATIEQIIPIYAPSFENDVGNYVQTVVGLADTWRQGVVR, via the coding sequence ATGAGCGAAGAGGCAGCAGCGCGGCGGCGCAAGCCTACCGACACGCCCGCCGAGCCGGCCCGGCGCAACCCGATGTTTGAGGCCCGCCAGCAGCCGCTGCGCGAGGCCCCCCGGCCGATCTTGAACCTGCGCGATCCATTCGACGACCCGCCCGATGCCGGCCCGCGCAGCGCGCGCCAGCCGTTGCCGCTTGGCCGCGTACCTGCCAGCATGCCACGCGAGGGGCCACAGCGTACCAGCCTGGCCCAGGCCGAAATCCACCTGCTACAGCCGGCTGCCCCGGCGCGGCGCTCGATCGCCAAGAAATCGCTCGACCTACAGCAGGCCGACGCGCTCGCGCGCACGTTTGCGCAGCCGCGGCCAGCATATACGCGCTCGGCCGCCCACGAATCGCCCGGCGACTTTCTGCGCGGGCGGCCGTGGATGCTGGCGATGATCGCGCTGGCAAGCGTGCTGGTGTTCTGGTTCGCCTCGGCCTCGCCCAAGACGATCATCAGCACATTCGGTGGCAGCGCGTCGTCGGTGCTGAACAACTCGCTCACCAAGGTATTCAAAACCAACCCGGTGAACATCCCGGCCGGCCAGCACTCGCTGCTGGGCGAGCCGACCCTCAGCGCGCAGTTCGTCGACCAGGTGCTGGCGCACTATGGCTCACCGGCGCAAGGCACCGGCGCAATCTGGCTCGAGATGGGCCGGCGCTACGGCATCGACCCGGCCTATGCATTGGCGTTCTTCATCCACGAATCGAGCGCGGGCACCAACCCCGGCTGGGCCGGCCTGAAGCCTGACGGCGGCACGACCCACAACGTCGGCAATATTATCTGCGCCGGCTATGGCACATGCTTCGGCCGCTTCCGCGACTACGCCAGCTGGGATGAAGGCATCGAAGATTGGTACAAGCTGATTGCGACGGAATACGTGAACGATCGCGGCGTCGCAACGATCGAGCAGATCATCCCGATCTACGCACCCTCCTTCGAAAATGACGTTGGCAATTATGTCCAAACCGTAGTAGGGCTGGCCGACACATGGCGGCAGGGGGTTGTGCGGTGA
- a CDS encoding YcaQ family DNA glycosylase: MCMELTHRAAQALMLAAQGLDCRPAQAATKADVLAAIRRMHVLQIDTIHVVARSPYLVLWSRLGAYPAEWLTELLAEGALFEYWAHEACFLPIEDFGLYRHRMLGAEQLGWRYPREWAAQNRDALTRVLMHVRQHGPVRASDFERTDGQAGGWWSWKPEKRALETLFSAGELMIARRHNFQRIYDLRERVLPAWDDTQLLPAEHVRQTLALRAVRALGITTAGWVADYFRSAKRATAGLLPELAAAGQLIEVQVEGWSQPGYLHPDNAALALAAADGVLVPRLTTLLSPFDPLVWDRARALAMFGFDYRIECYTPAARRRYGYFTLPILWRGQLIGRLDPKAHRKEGRFEIKALHLEPGVLPTDELVSDLAAALRECAAWHATPTVDMRWSDPPELAARLQRAVDQAEQAPKKRSRRAPAGLAGAE, from the coding sequence ATGTGTATGGAGCTTACCCACCGCGCCGCGCAGGCGCTGATGCTGGCCGCGCAGGGGCTAGATTGCCGGCCCGCCCAGGCGGCGACCAAGGCCGACGTGCTGGCGGCGATCCGGCGCATGCATGTGCTGCAGATCGACACCATCCACGTCGTGGCGCGCAGCCCATACCTGGTGCTGTGGAGCCGCCTGGGCGCCTACCCGGCCGAGTGGCTCACCGAGCTGCTGGCCGAGGGCGCGCTGTTCGAGTACTGGGCGCACGAGGCCTGCTTTCTGCCGATCGAAGACTTCGGGCTGTACCGCCACCGCATGCTCGGCGCCGAGCAGCTGGGCTGGCGCTACCCGCGCGAGTGGGCCGCGCAGAATCGTGACGCACTCACGCGCGTGCTGATGCACGTGCGCCAGCACGGCCCGGTGCGCGCCTCCGACTTCGAGCGGACGGACGGGCAGGCCGGCGGCTGGTGGAGCTGGAAGCCCGAGAAGCGCGCACTCGAGACGCTGTTCAGCGCGGGTGAGCTGATGATCGCGCGGCGGCACAACTTCCAGCGGATCTACGACCTGCGCGAGCGTGTGCTGCCAGCCTGGGACGATACGCAGCTTCTGCCGGCTGAGCATGTGCGGCAGACACTGGCACTCAGGGCCGTGCGTGCGCTGGGCATAACCACGGCCGGCTGGGTGGCCGACTACTTCCGCAGCGCCAAGCGCGCCACCGCCGGGCTGCTGCCCGAGCTGGCGGCCGCCGGCCAGCTGATCGAGGTACAGGTCGAGGGATGGAGCCAGCCAGGCTACCTGCACCCCGACAACGCGGCGCTGGCGCTGGCCGCAGCCGATGGTGTACTTGTACCCAGGCTGACCACGCTGCTCTCGCCGTTTGACCCACTGGTGTGGGATCGGGCGCGCGCACTGGCGATGTTCGGCTTCGATTACCGGATCGAGTGCTACACGCCCGCAGCCAGGCGCCGCTATGGCTACTTCACACTGCCGATCCTGTGGCGCGGCCAGCTGATCGGCCGGCTCGACCCCAAGGCGCACCGCAAGGAGGGCCGCTTCGAGATCAAGGCGCTGCACCTCGAGCCAGGCGTGCTGCCGACCGATGAGCTGGTAAGCGACTTGGCGGCGGCGCTGCGCGAGTGCGCGGCCTGGCACGCCACGCCTACGGTCGACATGCGCTGGAGCGACCCGCCCGAGCTGGCGGCCCGGCTGCAGCGCGCAGTCGACCAGGCCGAGCAGGCGCCGAAGAAGCGCTCGCGGCGCGCGCCGGCCGGCCTGGCCGGCGCCGAGTGA
- a CDS encoding M23 family metallopeptidase has protein sequence MQATQPSRSRLSMWNGGASFAAASAGVQTQGISAEAQAQSGRGVANPDLPAINPLGQPNTVMTQGYGVGSHAPANIWGAVDLAIDGDGDGQADPAGTLGAPVYATHDGVVHLAANSWPAGNHIWLEGLHYKTGYSHLKDFAVQDGQAVRRGDVIGHVGSTGQSSGPHLDYQVWQDGVNVNPLDFNALAGAR, from the coding sequence ATGCAGGCGACCCAGCCGAGTCGCAGCAGGCTGAGCATGTGGAACGGCGGCGCCTCGTTTGCAGCCGCGAGTGCCGGCGTTCAGACGCAAGGCATCTCGGCCGAGGCCCAGGCGCAGAGCGGGCGCGGCGTGGCCAATCCCGACCTGCCGGCGATCAACCCGCTCGGCCAGCCGAACACTGTCATGACCCAGGGCTACGGCGTGGGCAGCCACGCGCCGGCAAATATCTGGGGCGCAGTCGACCTGGCGATCGATGGCGATGGCGACGGCCAGGCCGACCCGGCAGGTACGCTCGGGGCGCCGGTATACGCCACCCACGATGGCGTTGTTCACCTGGCGGCCAACTCCTGGCCGGCCGGCAACCACATCTGGCTCGAAGGCCTGCACTATAAGACCGGCTACTCGCACCTGAAAGACTTCGCCGTGCAAGATGGCCAGGCGGTCAGGCGCGGCGACGTGATCGGCCATGTCGGCTCGACCGGGCAATCGAGCGGCCCACACCTCGACTATCAGGTCTGGCAGGATGGTGTCAATGTCAACCCGCTCGACTTCAATGCGCTGGCAGGCGCGCGCTAG